GCCGTGCCGTCCAGGAGAAAAAATACGAAGGTTCTCAATTGTTGCGTGGCGAGCAATCGTGTCATTGCTGTTCGCTATCAGCTGATAATACAAATCGTTATAAGAAtacttaattaataaaaaatcaatttatctATCTTTTGTTAATTTTTGTCTGGCGGTTGCGATGATTATGATTTGTGTCCTTGGCAGAGTATGCATTGTTTTGTTTCACTTGTCCTTAATTTGCTGAAATAGATAAGCCACGGCTCTGGTgatcatcaaaaataaaaaggtgCAACTTCCATATCTATTAACTCTTCCAAATTTCTCTAAAGATCTATTGATTTTTACCCCTTGTCTCCACATCACCAATTAATCAGAGTAATAGAGATGGCTGATTGGGGACCAGTTGTAATAGCAGTAGTTCTGTTTGTGCTATTGAGCCCTGGGCTTCTGTTCCAACTCCCAGGAAATAACCGAGTAGTAGAATTTGCCAACTTCCAGACAAGTGGACTCTCCATTTTCATACATACTCTTCTCTTCTTTGGCCTTATTACCATATTCCTTATTGCCATTGGTGTCCATATTTACACCGGCTAGCTACAATTTGTTAACTTCTTTCAATCAGCGTTTGTGAGCCAGCACTTTCAATCAATTGCTTTGCTGTGGATTAGGCTTGTTCTGGATCTTACTGCAAGCCCATTTAAGtgttctgtttttttttctGATCGAATTTTACAGCATCTAGCTCAAGTTTCTGTATTCATTTATATGGGTGACGCTGTACTCTGATACTCTTTAATACTACTACTTCAATAGTTTGTGTTTGATTTTGTTGACTATTACAATTCATATGTTCTGCACGTTGTTTACCAAAACATACTCGTTGAAGGTTAGCAAGAAAACATAGAGATCATGGCACTTGAAAAATCTACCAGTCAATTAGAGTAAACAAGATAGTAGAGACAGGTTCCAGGATTCAAGTTAAAGTTCTTACCATTCAActcattatattttaaaattttaatttcatatcTACTGTTTATTgcaattttaatgaatttttacaCGGTGTAATATATATACCGAGAGTTCTCTACTTAACTACACCCTTCTCGGCTTTGTTATTCAAATACTCATCCTGAGCATGCTAAATACTAGTTTCAGATAAGCCAGTAACCAAAGGCTACATCCGCATCTGAAGTCAGTAGGACAGTCACAAGTCACATAAAAAGCTAGATTGTATCATATATAATCTATTGATGATCGCTTATATACAAGAGAATATGTACGGCAGGTAGAATTTTTATGATATACCCTATCCTATGGCCCCATAATTTATGTATTTCCTGCTTACAAGTCATCTCAAAATCCCATCACCAGATAATTGGACAATTAACAAGAAAATTAGTCCTAGATTCTATTCCTTGAGACGAGAATTAAAAAACGGACTTTTTCGTGAAAGAGACATGCATTAACAAGACTCACAAGAGATGAGGCTCTTACTTGAATCTTTAATTCAGTAAGAACGAAACATATTAAAGAGTAG
The sequence above is a segment of the Solanum dulcamara chromosome 11, daSolDulc1.2, whole genome shotgun sequence genome. Coding sequences within it:
- the LOC129875223 gene encoding uncharacterized protein LOC129875223, which encodes MADWGPVVIAVVLFVLLSPGLLFQLPGNNRVVEFANFQTSGLSIFIHTLLFFGLITIFLIAIGVHIYTG